The following proteins are co-located in the Anaerolineae bacterium genome:
- a CDS encoding SOS response-associated peptidase, with amino-acid sequence MCGRFSLATNQKKLAESFAEFKLPEEMAPRHNIAPSQPVAVVANNGQGQVEFFQWGLVPAWAKDPAVGNRLINARSETLAEKPSFKNAYKRRRCLVLADGFYEWRKEPNSKAKTPMYIQLLSKEPFAFAGLWESWHGADGSHLLSCTIITTTPNELMADIHNRMPVLLPPETYPLWLDPAERNPAELKELLKPYPAAQMIAYPVSKVVNNPRNDTPDCITPLPTTSNLL; translated from the coding sequence AAAAATTGGCGGAATCTTTTGCCGAATTTAAGTTGCCGGAAGAAATGGCACCACGCCATAACATTGCTCCCTCGCAACCTGTGGCCGTGGTCGCCAACAATGGTCAGGGTCAGGTTGAGTTCTTCCAATGGGGCCTGGTTCCCGCCTGGGCCAAAGACCCCGCTGTTGGCAACCGGCTGATTAACGCCCGGTCAGAAACCCTGGCCGAAAAACCTTCATTCAAAAATGCGTACAAACGCCGTCGCTGCCTGGTGTTGGCCGACGGCTTTTACGAGTGGCGCAAAGAACCCAACTCCAAGGCCAAAACACCAATGTACATTCAGCTACTCTCCAAAGAACCATTTGCCTTTGCCGGATTATGGGAATCATGGCACGGGGCGGACGGATCACATCTTCTGAGTTGTACCATTATCACTACCACGCCCAACGAGTTGATGGCCGACATCCATAACCGGATGCCCGTCCTGCTGCCGCCAGAGACTTACCCGCTGTGGCTCGATCCGGCCGAACGCAACCCAGCCGAACTCAAGGAGTTGCTCAAACCCTATCCTGCCGCCCAGATGATCGCTTATCCGGTTTCCAAAGTGGTCAACAATCCCCGGAATGATACCCCAGACTGTATCACTCCTCTACCAACAACATCGAATCTTTTGTGA